The genomic stretch TATCCGCGGAAAACAAAAAAAGCATCCGCCGCGGCGGATGCTTCTACAGTTATTAGTTGGAATTGGACGTTTACTTCTTAGGGAAATAAGCGGTGTCGCCCAAAAGCTCTTCGATTCTCAGCAGCTGATTGTACTTGGCCATTCTGTCAGAACGAGAAGCAGATCCCGTTTTGATTTGACCGGTGTTACAAGCTACGGCAAGATCAGCAATCGTGCTGTCTTCGGTCTCACCGGATCTGTGGGACATTACGGCGGTAAATCCCGCCTTGTGCGCCAGATCAATGGCATCCAATGTCTCTGTCAACGTACCGATTTGGTTTACTTTGATCAAGATAGAATTGGCAGATTTTTCTTCAATACCTCTTTGAAGGAATTTCACATTGGTTACGAAAAGGTCATCACCTACCAGCTGTACTTTGTCGCCGATTTTGGCAGTAAGCATGGCCCATCCCTGCCAGTCTTCTTCATCACATCCATCTTCGATAGAGTCGATGGGGTACTTTTCGGTAAGTTCTGCAAGGTAAGCCACTTGCTCTTCTCTGCTTCTAACTACACCGGTATCTCCTTCAAACTTCTTATAATTGTATTTTCCATCTTCAAAGAACTCAGAAGCAGCACAATCAAGGGCGATAGTAACATCATCTCCCGGCTTGTAACCAGCCTTAGTAATGGCATCCAAGATGCAATTAAGCGCTTCTTCCGTTCCTCCAGAGAAGTTTGGTGCAAAACCACCTTCATCACCTACAGCAGTGCTCAGGCCTTTGTCATGAAGGATTTTCTTAAGATTATGGAAGATCTCAGCACCAGTTCTCATGGCTTCGGAGAAAGTAGGTGCACCTACTGGCCGGATCATAAATTCCTGGAATGCGATAGGTGCATCAGAGTGGGAACCTCCATTGATAATGTTCATCATCGGTACTGGAAGGGTCTTGGCATTCACGCCACCCACATATCTGAACAATGGCAGACCAATATCATCAGCTCCCGCTTTGGCTACTGCCAAAGAAACACCTAAAATGGCATTGGCTCCCAATTTTGATTTTGTATCAGTTCCATCCAATTGGATCATCAAATCATCGATACCACGCTGATCGAAAACGGATTGGCCAATCAGTTCAGGCTGAATGATTTCATTAACGTTTTTCACGGCTTCAAGCACTCCTTTGCCCAAGTACTTGCTCTTATCTCCATCACGCAGTTCCACGGCCTCATTGACACCGGTAGAAGCACCACTTGGCACAGCGGCCCTTCCAAAAGCACCACTTTCAGTAGCTACATCTACTTCTACGGTAGGGTTTCCCCTGGAATCTAAAATTTGTCTAGCATGAATTGCTGTAATCAAAGTCATAATGCTAAAAGGTTTATAGGTTGTATTAATTATTGTTGATCAAAGAAATAAAATCATCAAACAGATACCTGGAATCATGTGGCCCAGGAGCGGATTCTGGATGATATTGGACCGAAAATACAGGTCTATCTTTTAACCTGATGCCGGCTACGGTATCGTCGTTAAGGTGGACATGGGTAATCTCTATATCCGGATGCCCTTCACTGTCCTCCCTTACGATATTAAACCCGTGGTTTTGCGAGGTAATTTCACTCTTTCCAGTCAGCAAATTCTTGATAGGGTGATTGATTCCACGGTGGCCGTGGTGCATTTTATAGGTTTTTATCCCAACTGCTTCCGCCAAAAGCTGATGGCCAAGGCATATACCAAAGATGGGCTTATTTAAGGCAAGGATTTCCTTTACGGTATCCACTGCATAATCCATTACGGCTGGATCTCCTGGTCCATTGGAAAGGAAATAGGCACTTGGTTGCCACGCTTCCATTTCGGAAAGAGGGGTCTTGGCAGGAAATACTTTACAATATGCTCCACGAGCTACCAGATTCCGAAGAATGTTCTTCTTGATTCCATAATCCACACAGGCGACTTTGATACTAGAGTGCTCATCACCTACATAGTATGGCTCCTTGGTACATACTTTAGAGGAAAGCTCTAGACCGGCCATATCAGGCACCTTCTCAAGCTCCTTTTTTAAGTCTTCAAGACTATCATATTCGGAGCTGATAATAGCGTTCATAGCACCTTTTGACCTAATGTGCCTCACCAATTTCCTGGTGTCCACATCAGCGATACCGGTGATACCATTGGATTCTAGAAATTCCTGAAGAGATTGGGTAGCGTCTAACCTGCTGTAGATTTCAGAAAAACTATTGACCACGATACTGGCGATAGTGGGGCCATCAGATTCTGCTTCAGAATCGATCACACCATAATTACCAATGTGTGAAGTGGTGGTCACCACAATCTGTCCCGTATAAGACGGGTCAGTGTAGATTTCCTGATAGCCGGTCATGCCTGTATTAAAGCAGATCTCGCCACCATTTGTACCATGTCTACCGATCAATGTACCGTAAAATACGGTTCCATCTTCAAGAAGGAGTGTTGCTTTTTGTTTGTCCATTTATTGAAATTGAATGCCCAAATTTAAGGATTTTATCACTAAGAGACAGAAATTTTTTAAAAAGGATAATAAAAAAGGGATTGAACTAACGTCCAACCCCTTTCATATTTAATATCATGAATGCATATATTATTCAGATTTTGTTTCCTCATCTGAGTCAGCATCACCTTCAGCAGCCTTTTTATCTGCTGGCTTTTTCTCAGTCTTGGCTTTGGTTTCTGCCGCTTTCTTTTTTGCCTTTGGAGCTTTTTCTTCCTTAGCATCTGCAGTTTTTTCCTCAGCACCTTCAGCTTTCGCTTCAGTAGCAGCCTCAGCATCTTCAGACTTACCTGATCCACGACGGCTTCTTCGAGTTTTCTTTTTCTCAGGCTTAGCTTCTTTCAACATCAATTCGTTGAAATCCACCAGCTCAATGATACACATTTCTGCATTATCACCTAGACGGAATCCAGTCTTGATAATACGAGTGTACCCACCAGCTCTATTGGCCACTTTCTCAATCACTTCACCAAAAAGTGCCTTGATAGCCTCTTTGTCTTGAAGGTATGAGAAGGCAATACGTCTGT from Echinicola soli encodes the following:
- the rplQ gene encoding 50S ribosomal protein L17, which codes for MRHGKKFNHLGRKASHRKAMLSNMAASLILHKRISTTLAKAKELRKYVEPLVTRAKEDTTHNRRIAFSYLQDKEAIKALFGEVIEKVANRAGGYTRIIKTGFRLGDNAEMCIIELVDFNELMLKEAKPEKKKTRRSRRGSGKSEDAEAATEAKAEGAEEKTADAKEEKAPKAKKKAAETKAKTEKKPADKKAAEGDADSDEETKSE
- the eno gene encoding phosphopyruvate hydratase, encoding MTLITAIHARQILDSRGNPTVEVDVATESGAFGRAAVPSGASTGVNEAVELRDGDKSKYLGKGVLEAVKNVNEIIQPELIGQSVFDQRGIDDLMIQLDGTDTKSKLGANAILGVSLAVAKAGADDIGLPLFRYVGGVNAKTLPVPMMNIINGGSHSDAPIAFQEFMIRPVGAPTFSEAMRTGAEIFHNLKKILHDKGLSTAVGDEGGFAPNFSGGTEEALNCILDAITKAGYKPGDDVTIALDCAASEFFEDGKYNYKKFEGDTGVVRSREEQVAYLAELTEKYPIDSIEDGCDEEDWQGWAMLTAKIGDKVQLVGDDLFVTNVKFLQRGIEEKSANSILIKVNQIGTLTETLDAIDLAHKAGFTAVMSHRSGETEDSTIADLAVACNTGQIKTGSASRSDRMAKYNQLLRIEELLGDTAYFPKK
- the carA gene encoding glutamine-hydrolyzing carbamoyl-phosphate synthase small subunit; amino-acid sequence: MDKQKATLLLEDGTVFYGTLIGRHGTNGGEICFNTGMTGYQEIYTDPSYTGQIVVTTTSHIGNYGVIDSEAESDGPTIASIVVNSFSEIYSRLDATQSLQEFLESNGITGIADVDTRKLVRHIRSKGAMNAIISSEYDSLEDLKKELEKVPDMAGLELSSKVCTKEPYYVGDEHSSIKVACVDYGIKKNILRNLVARGAYCKVFPAKTPLSEMEAWQPSAYFLSNGPGDPAVMDYAVDTVKEILALNKPIFGICLGHQLLAEAVGIKTYKMHHGHRGINHPIKNLLTGKSEITSQNHGFNIVREDSEGHPDIEITHVHLNDDTVAGIRLKDRPVFSVQYHPESAPGPHDSRYLFDDFISLINNN